Within the Deinococcus peraridilitoris DSM 19664 genome, the region GTTGCCGTTCTCATGGCGGGCTTCGTCCTCGCGTACCTCGCGCTCAACCCCGCGGCCGCGCAAGGCGGCATGGGGGACATGGGCGGCATGACCACCAGCGAGCACACCATCCCACCCGTGCAGGGGTACGCGGCAGGCGAGAAGATTTTCTTCCTGCACACCGAAACGTCCGACCCGCAGGTCGCGGAGATGCTCACCAGCATGATGGGCTCCCCAGTGCTGGTCGTCCCGGCCCTCGCAAAAGTTCCCAAGGAAGCCCTCGCCGACCTCTACGTGTTCACCAACGGCCTGAAGGGCGGCGGGCCTCTCGGCTTTCAGCCGGACGTGTTCGACCGGCCCCCGGGCGAGAAAGGCT harbors:
- a CDS encoding DUF7482 domain-containing protein, with the translated sequence MARNLIVTTIVAVLMAGFVLAYLALNPAAAQGGMGDMGGMTTSEHTIPPVQGYAAGEKIFFLHTETSDPQVAEMLTSMMGSPVLVVPALAKVPKEALADLYVFTNGLKGGGPLGFQPDVFDRPPGEKGYSPLRALNQVTWKNPGRARVLKSAEAVQQDAQRGEVTLKRTGIVVNTPFVTWPQGGHR